The following are encoded in a window of Rhizobium sp. 11515TR genomic DNA:
- the tilS gene encoding tRNA lysidine(34) synthetase TilS → MPIDAVTGGATVLMPEAAATEFLHSLSKPAHVLVAVSGGSDSTGLLIALAERLKSHPHKDVTLSAATIDHGLRAAAADEAREVAAFCASRGISHFVRRWEGEKPETGIMAAAREARYGLLADLASDVSADVTVTAHTLDDQRETMAMRSARRGQGGHGTGIADAVLFDRRIWIVRPFLACRRADIRTFLKTHGVSWFDDPSNEDIKYERVRTRRDLQAEPMAGVPADGGADRAALSERAAAWLDDWVTIHAQAFCVVDRAGLSADRAAVAYALSYLAAVFGGKAYGPGHVQMERVLEFVNGASPGRRTAGGVVFDLRRDGLYLMRESRNIAPLKLLPGAKGIWDGRFEISNLGKAPVRVIAAGTENMTIFPATMPKGVVLRARAAMPLAATEGEAKAAAVTVAPYLAPFDRFLTRFDLTFANRLSAAFGREAYMRLPLSVL, encoded by the coding sequence ATGCCTATTGACGCTGTGACCGGCGGTGCCACAGTGCTGATGCCCGAAGCCGCCGCGACGGAATTTCTTCATTCTCTTTCGAAGCCTGCTCATGTTCTGGTCGCCGTTTCCGGAGGCAGTGATTCTACCGGGCTTCTGATTGCCCTTGCCGAGCGGCTGAAATCTCATCCTCACAAAGATGTTACTCTGAGCGCTGCGACCATCGATCATGGTCTGCGCGCCGCAGCAGCCGATGAGGCGCGCGAGGTCGCGGCATTCTGTGCTTCGCGCGGTATTTCGCATTTCGTCCGCCGCTGGGAGGGGGAAAAGCCCGAGACCGGCATCATGGCGGCTGCGCGCGAAGCGCGCTACGGATTGCTCGCAGACCTGGCCTCCGATGTTTCGGCCGATGTGACCGTAACAGCCCATACGCTTGATGATCAGCGCGAGACGATGGCCATGCGCAGCGCGCGCCGCGGGCAGGGCGGTCATGGCACAGGCATTGCCGATGCGGTCTTGTTCGATCGGCGCATCTGGATCGTCAGGCCGTTTCTCGCCTGTCGGCGGGCGGATATCAGGACCTTTCTCAAGACGCATGGCGTATCCTGGTTCGACGACCCGAGCAATGAGGATATAAAATACGAGCGTGTGCGCACGCGCAGAGATCTCCAAGCGGAGCCGATGGCGGGTGTGCCTGCGGATGGCGGCGCCGATCGCGCAGCTCTTTCCGAGAGAGCGGCTGCATGGCTCGATGATTGGGTCACAATTCACGCACAGGCGTTTTGTGTCGTCGATCGAGCCGGACTTTCGGCAGATCGGGCTGCTGTCGCTTATGCGCTTTCCTATCTTGCGGCCGTCTTCGGCGGCAAGGCGTATGGGCCTGGACATGTGCAAATGGAGCGCGTTCTCGAATTTGTGAACGGTGCCAGCCCCGGTCGACGTACGGCCGGCGGCGTGGTCTTCGACCTCAGGCGCGACGGACTCTATCTTATGCGGGAAAGCCGCAATATCGCGCCACTGAAGCTGTTGCCGGGGGCGAAAGGCATTTGGGACGGTCGTTTCGAGATCAGCAATTTGGGCAAGGCCCCGGTTCGCGTCATCGCTGCAGGCACGGAAAATATGACAATTTTTCCGGCGACTATGCCGAAGGGCGTGGTGCTGCGCGCCCGGGCGGCGATGCCGCTTGCGGCGACGGAAGGGGAGGCAAAGGCGGCAGCGGTGACGGTTGCGCCATATCTTGCGCCCTTCGACCGCTTTTTGACACGATTTGACCTCACATTCGCCAATCGCCTTTCTGCGGCTTTTGGCCGCGAAGCCTATATGCGGCTGCCGCTTTCGGTCCTATAG
- the ybgF gene encoding tol-pal system protein YbgF, producing the protein MKKLVVASMLCLATVVGSERDASALSLFGIHLGGREASAQSASGNSQRQAQYGQAPVINVQNSDAEVRLQQLEDQMRQLNGRVEEMSYQLLQMQETIRKAQEDNEFRFQQLEKRGGGGAAAPAAGGTMKKSEADVPAQSGGQQDDIAGVITDSQNGSAAPRGAGGGKPPSQLGSIQFDQSGDQIGSSMTGANNGSGAPPSAGSGSQTASLGSENDQYKAAYGHVLSGDYSVAEQEFRQYLDSYPSSSRAADANFWLGEALYSQGKYNEAAKTFLNAHQKYSTSEKAPEMLLKLGMSLAALDNKDTACATLREVNKRYPKASKAVTGKVASEEKRLAC; encoded by the coding sequence ATGAAAAAACTTGTCGTGGCGAGCATGCTTTGTCTCGCTACCGTCGTGGGTAGCGAACGCGATGCTTCTGCCTTGTCGTTGTTCGGAATCCATCTCGGGGGCCGCGAGGCTTCTGCGCAATCGGCTTCCGGCAATTCCCAAAGACAAGCACAATACGGCCAGGCACCGGTCATCAACGTTCAAAACAGCGATGCCGAAGTTCGTCTGCAACAGCTTGAAGACCAGATGCGCCAGCTGAATGGCCGTGTCGAGGAAATGAGCTATCAGCTGTTGCAGATGCAGGAGACGATCCGTAAGGCGCAGGAAGACAACGAATTCCGCTTCCAACAACTTGAAAAGCGCGGTGGCGGCGGTGCTGCCGCGCCGGCTGCCGGCGGCACGATGAAGAAGAGTGAAGCCGATGTGCCCGCGCAGAGCGGCGGCCAGCAGGACGATATTGCCGGCGTCATTACCGATTCGCAGAACGGCAGCGCCGCGCCGCGCGGAGCCGGCGGTGGCAAGCCGCCGAGCCAGCTTGGCTCTATCCAGTTCGACCAGAGCGGCGACCAGATCGGTTCCTCGATGACGGGGGCCAATAATGGTTCGGGTGCGCCTCCAAGCGCGGGCTCCGGCTCGCAGACGGCTTCGCTCGGCAGCGAGAACGACCAATACAAGGCTGCCTATGGCCATGTCCTGTCCGGCGACTACAGCGTCGCCGAACAGGAGTTCCGTCAGTATCTCGATAGCTACCCCAGCAGCTCCCGGGCCGCGGATGCGAATTTCTGGCTCGGTGAAGCGCTTTATTCGCAAGGTAAGTATAACGAGGCCGCCAAGACCTTTCTGAATGCGCATCAGAAATATAGCACCTCAGAAAAGGCGCCCGAAATGTTGCTGAAGCTCGGCATGTCGCTTGCGGCGCTCGACAACAAGGATACGGCCTGCGCCACGCTTCGCGAGGTGAACAAGCGTTATCCCAAGGCCTCCAAGGCTGTGACCGGCAAGGTTGCCAGCGAAGAGAAGCGGCTTGCCTGCTGA
- the pal gene encoding peptidoglycan-associated lipoprotein Pal: protein MSRTAIQAVGHMQNLARNPIMIALFVGLSLAGCASKKGLPNDANGLGLNGAGNATPGSPQDFTVNVGDRVFFVVDSSSISSEAAQTLDRQAQWLARYPNYSITVEGHADETGTREYNLALGARRAAAAKNYLASRGVPANRMKTISYGKERPVATCDNESCWSQNRRAVTVLNGAGS from the coding sequence ATGAGCCGTACCGCAATCCAGGCCGTTGGCCACATGCAAAACCTCGCACGCAACCCGATCATGATCGCGCTTTTCGTCGGCCTTTCTCTGGCTGGCTGCGCTTCCAAGAAGGGTCTGCCGAACGATGCCAACGGTCTTGGCCTGAACGGTGCCGGCAATGCTACTCCGGGCTCGCCGCAGGACTTCACGGTCAATGTCGGTGACCGCGTTTTCTTCGTTGTTGATAGCTCCTCCATCAGCTCCGAAGCTGCCCAGACGCTCGATCGTCAGGCTCAGTGGCTCGCCCGTTATCCGAACTACTCCATCACGGTCGAAGGTCACGCCGACGAGACCGGCACGCGCGAGTACAACCTTGCTCTTGGCGCACGTCGCGCAGCAGCTGCGAAAAACTACCTCGCTTCGCGCGGTGTTCCCGCGAACCGCATGAAGACGATTTCCTACGGCAAGGAGCGTCCGGTCGCTACCTGCGACAACGAATCCTGCTGGTCGCAGAACCGCCGCGCCGTCACCGTGCTCAACGGCGCCGGCTCCTGA
- the tolB gene encoding Tol-Pal system beta propeller repeat protein TolB — translation MIRNSLLRLLLVLAGLTAALATPAYAVVELNINKGNVQPMPIAITDLLSNDTLGPQISSVIAADLQRSGLFAPINKQAFIEKITNPDSTPRFQDWTSINAQALVTGRVTQEGGRLRAEFRLWDTFGNSQMIGQQFFAQPDNWRRVAHIIADAIYQKITGEKGYFDTRVVFVAESGPKTARKTQLGIMDQDGANVRMLTDGSDLVLTPRFSPNRQEVTYMSFANQQPRVYLLQLQTGQRELVGNFPGMTFSPRFSPDGQRVIMSLQQEGNANIYTMDLRSRTTTRLTSTAAIDTSPSYSPDGTQVAFESDRGGQPQIYVMNADGSNQRRISFGNGSYSTPVWSPRGDLIAFTKRAGGNFSIGVMKPDGSGERILTSGSYSEGPTWAPNGRVIMFFRAPSGASGPQIYSIDLTGYNEQKIPTPGFASDPAWSPLLE, via the coding sequence ATGATCAGAAACTCCCTCTTGCGTCTCCTGCTGGTGCTGGCAGGCCTGACGGCAGCTCTCGCCACTCCGGCCTATGCCGTGGTCGAGCTCAATATCAACAAGGGCAATGTCCAGCCCATGCCGATCGCCATCACCGACCTTCTGTCGAATGATACGCTCGGCCCGCAGATCTCGAGCGTGATCGCAGCCGATCTGCAGCGCTCCGGATTGTTCGCTCCCATCAACAAGCAGGCCTTTATCGAGAAGATCACCAATCCGGATTCGACCCCGCGCTTCCAGGACTGGACCTCGATCAACGCGCAGGCGCTGGTGACTGGCCGCGTGACGCAGGAAGGCGGCCGCCTTCGCGCCGAATTCCGCCTCTGGGATACGTTCGGTAACAGCCAGATGATCGGCCAGCAGTTCTTCGCCCAGCCGGATAACTGGCGCCGCGTCGCGCACATCATCGCCGATGCGATCTATCAGAAGATTACCGGCGAGAAGGGTTACTTCGATACGCGCGTCGTTTTCGTCGCCGAGAGCGGCCCGAAGACGGCCCGCAAGACGCAGCTCGGCATCATGGACCAGGACGGCGCCAACGTGCGCATGCTGACCGACGGCAGCGACCTGGTACTGACGCCGCGCTTCTCGCCCAACCGTCAGGAAGTGACCTACATGTCCTTCGCCAACCAGCAGCCGCGCGTCTATCTGCTGCAGCTGCAGACGGGCCAGCGCGAACTGGTGGGTAACTTCCCCGGCATGACCTTCTCGCCGCGCTTCTCGCCGGACGGGCAGCGTGTCATCATGAGCCTGCAGCAGGAAGGCAATGCCAATATCTACACGATGGACCTGCGCTCGCGCACCACGACGCGCCTGACGTCGACGGCCGCGATCGATACGTCGCCGTCCTATTCGCCCGATGGCACGCAGGTCGCCTTCGAAAGCGACCGCGGCGGACAGCCGCAGATCTATGTCATGAATGCCGACGGTTCAAACCAGCGCCGCATCTCGTTCGGCAACGGCTCTTATTCCACGCCGGTCTGGTCTCCGCGCGGCGATCTTATCGCCTTCACCAAGCGTGCCGGCGGCAATTTTTCCATCGGTGTCATGAAGCCGGACGGTTCCGGTGAGCGAATCCTGACCTCCGGCTCTTACAGCGAGGGGCCGACCTGGGCGCCGAACGGTCGTGTCATCATGTTCTTCCGCGCGCCGTCCGGCGCAAGCGGGCCGCAAATTTATTCGATCGACCTGACCGGTTATAACGAACAGAAGATCCCGACGCCGGGCTTCGCTTCTGACCCCGCATGGTCGCCGCTTCTCGAGTAA
- the tolR gene encoding protein TolR, whose amino-acid sequence MAMSVGGKGGGGGRRGGRRGGGRGGPIADINVTPLVDVMLVLLIIFMVAAPMMTSGVPIDLPQTQAGALNAQTQPITISIKADGQVFLQETQIDVAEIAAKLQAIATTGYNERIFVRGDGKAPYGVIADVMSRIQEAGYKNIGLVTQQITDH is encoded by the coding sequence ATGGCAATGTCTGTTGGAGGCAAGGGTGGCGGCGGTGGCCGCCGGGGCGGTCGTCGCGGCGGCGGCCGGGGCGGCCCGATCGCGGATATCAACGTGACACCGCTGGTCGACGTCATGCTCGTGCTGCTGATCATCTTCATGGTGGCGGCGCCGATGATGACGTCTGGCGTGCCGATCGATCTGCCGCAAACGCAGGCGGGCGCGCTGAACGCCCAGACCCAGCCGATCACCATCTCGATCAAGGCCGATGGCCAGGTGTTCCTGCAGGAAACGCAGATCGACGTTGCCGAAATCGCCGCCAAGCTGCAGGCGATCGCGACCACGGGCTACAACGAACGCATTTTCGTGCGTGGCGACGGCAAGGCGCCTTACGGCGTGATTGCCGACGTCATGTCGCGTATCCAGGAAGCCGGTTACAAGAATATCGGCCTGGTTACGCAGCAGATAACGGACCACTGA
- the tolQ gene encoding protein TolQ, with product MEQVALAAATTPDITLWSLFMQAGLVVKLVMIGLLAASVWTWAIVIDKYLSYARARRQFDHFEQVFWSGQSLEELYRTLSERNNTGLSAIFVAAMREWKKSFERGARSPIGLQMRIDRAMDVTLARESEHLVARLGSLATIGSAGPFIGLFGTVVGIMTSFQAIAGSKSTNLAVVAPGIAEALLATAIGLVAAIPAVIAYNKFSADAGKLSGRMEGFADEFSAILSRQIDEKLQPRQAAQ from the coding sequence ATGGAACAAGTAGCACTGGCAGCGGCCACCACACCGGACATCACCCTCTGGTCGCTCTTCATGCAGGCGGGCCTGGTGGTCAAGCTCGTTATGATCGGCCTGCTGGCAGCGTCCGTATGGACCTGGGCGATCGTCATCGACAAATATCTGAGCTATGCGCGAGCGCGCCGGCAGTTCGATCATTTCGAGCAGGTCTTCTGGTCGGGCCAGTCGCTCGAAGAACTCTACCGCACGCTTTCGGAGCGCAACAATACGGGCCTCAGCGCCATCTTCGTCGCCGCCATGCGCGAATGGAAGAAATCCTTCGAGCGCGGCGCCCGTTCGCCGATCGGCCTGCAGATGCGTATCGACCGCGCCATGGATGTGACGCTGGCGCGTGAATCGGAACATCTGGTCGCCCGCCTGGGTTCGCTTGCCACCATCGGTTCTGCCGGCCCGTTCATCGGTCTCTTCGGTACCGTCGTAGGTATCATGACTTCTTTCCAGGCGATCGCCGGTTCGAAGTCGACCAACCTTGCGGTCGTTGCGCCGGGTATCGCCGAAGCGCTGTTGGCAACCGCCATCGGTCTGGTCGCCGCTATTCCCGCGGTTATCGCCTACAACAAGTTCTCGGCCGATGCCGGCAAGCTCTCGGGTCGCATGGAAGGTTTCGCGGATGAATTCTCCGCCATCCTTTCGCGCCAGATCGATGAGAAGCTGCAGCCGCGTCAGGCAGCACAGTAA
- the ybgC gene encoding tol-pal system-associated acyl-CoA thioesterase, protein MNSPFLIAGELEAGSHRLVQRVYYEDTDFSGLVYHARYLHFLERGRTDYLRCLGVEQRELLNADEEGLVFVVHRMEIDFKGPARMDDVLTIRTVTEKAGGAKMVLSQEIRRDDMLLIAAKVIIAVINAKGRPRRLPEKLAAQMLTASESAG, encoded by the coding sequence ATGAACAGCCCCTTTCTGATTGCTGGGGAACTGGAAGCCGGAAGCCACCGGCTGGTGCAGCGAGTCTACTATGAGGATACGGATTTTTCCGGCCTCGTCTATCACGCGCGTTACCTGCATTTCCTTGAGCGCGGACGCACGGACTATCTGCGTTGTCTCGGCGTAGAACAGCGCGAACTCCTGAATGCCGATGAAGAGGGGCTGGTTTTCGTCGTCCATCGCATGGAGATCGATTTCAAGGGGCCGGCGCGCATGGATGACGTGCTGACGATCCGGACCGTCACCGAAAAGGCTGGCGGCGCCAAGATGGTACTGTCCCAGGAGATCCGGCGCGACGATATGCTGCTGATAGCAGCCAAGGTCATCATCGCTGTCATCAACGCCAAGGGGCGCCCGCGCCGGCTGCCGGAAAAGCTCGCGGCACAGATGCTGACCGCATCGGAAAGTGCCGGTTGA
- a CDS encoding NAD-dependent epimerase/dehydratase family protein, which yields MKIAVMGGDGFIGWPTSLHLSDAGHEIHILDNLSRRWIDTELGVQSLTPMDSIQERTRIWHAETGRRIHFHLIDLAKDYELLKKWLTEHRPDAIVHFAEQRAAPYSMKSDRHKNYTVNNNVNATHNLLNALVDLNLDAHLVHLGTMGVYGYSTIGAAIPEGYLPVGIETTDGRTVSQEILYPANPGSIYHMTKCLDQLLFQFYAKNDALRITDLHQGIVWGTHTEQTRRHEQLINRFDYDGDYGTVLNRFLIQAAIGYPLTVHGTGGQTRAFIHIQDSVRCIELALKNPPARGARVEIFNQMTETHRVRDLAEMIAKMSGAEVVRLPNPRKEAPENELIVKNDKFLDLGLAPITLEAGLLGEIVDVAKKYAYRVDRSRVPAISAWTKDLAATVNHDPEGKRLKSVS from the coding sequence ATGAAAATAGCGGTTATGGGCGGTGACGGATTCATCGGTTGGCCAACCTCGCTTCACCTCTCCGACGCCGGTCATGAGATCCATATCCTCGACAATCTTTCCCGCCGATGGATCGATACCGAGTTGGGTGTCCAGTCGCTGACGCCAATGGATTCGATCCAGGAACGCACCCGCATCTGGCACGCCGAAACCGGCCGCCGGATCCATTTCCACCTGATCGATTTGGCCAAGGACTATGAGCTCCTGAAGAAATGGCTGACCGAGCATCGCCCCGATGCCATCGTGCATTTCGCCGAGCAGCGCGCCGCCCCCTATTCGATGAAGAGTGACCGGCACAAGAACTACACGGTCAACAACAACGTCAACGCCACACATAATCTCCTGAACGCGCTGGTAGACCTCAATCTCGACGCGCATCTCGTGCATCTCGGCACCATGGGCGTCTACGGCTATTCGACGATCGGCGCAGCGATCCCTGAAGGCTACCTGCCCGTCGGCATCGAGACGACCGATGGCCGCACCGTCAGTCAGGAGATCCTCTATCCGGCCAATCCTGGCTCGATCTACCATATGACGAAGTGCCTCGACCAGCTGCTGTTTCAGTTCTATGCCAAGAATGACGCACTGAGGATCACCGATCTGCATCAGGGCATCGTCTGGGGCACGCACACGGAACAGACGCGCCGCCACGAACAATTGATCAACCGCTTCGACTATGACGGCGACTATGGCACCGTCCTCAATCGTTTCCTCATCCAAGCGGCGATCGGCTATCCCCTGACCGTGCATGGCACCGGCGGCCAGACCCGCGCCTTCATCCATATCCAGGACTCGGTGCGCTGCATCGAACTGGCGCTAAAGAACCCGCCGGCCCGCGGCGCCCGCGTCGAAATCTTCAACCAGATGACGGAAACGCATCGCGTGCGCGATCTTGCCGAGATGATCGCCAAGATGAGCGGCGCGGAAGTGGTGCGCCTGCCCAATCCGCGCAAGGAAGCTCCGGAGAACGAGCTGATCGTCAAGAACGACAAGTTCCTCGATCTTGGGCTTGCGCCGATCACGCTGGAGGCGGGTCTTCTCGGCGAAATCGTCGATGTCGCCAAGAAATATGCCTATCGCGTCGACCGCTCGCGCGTCCCGGCCATCTCCGCCTGGACCAAGGATCTCGCCGCGACGGTCAACCATGATCCCGAGGGCAAGAGGCTGAAGTCCGTATCATGA
- a CDS encoding glycosyltransferase: MLGSEMLQGLRPHSRPRAGQAFVTLVTNADYAMGALALARSIVRSGTKADIVVLHTAGVNENDLAPLSALDCRLVEVEHLPLSDAFNERHAGGNLHAAAPFTKGRKPSFHTPLDNFCKLRLWQLIEYNTCVFIDADALVLRNVDRLFDYPEFSAAPNVYESLGDFHRLNSGVFVAKPSLATFRHMLERLDRPDVFWRRTDQTFLEAFFPDWHGLPIFMNMLQYVWFSMPELWNWNSVSILHYQYEKPWEENHPKAEQLRPLIELWHSFHAGRNLPDIATLANPKAAA, from the coding sequence ATGCTTGGAAGCGAAATGCTGCAAGGCTTGCGGCCTCACAGCCGCCCTCGTGCCGGGCAGGCATTCGTGACGCTCGTCACGAATGCCGATTATGCCATGGGTGCGCTGGCGCTGGCCCGCTCGATCGTGCGCAGCGGCACGAAAGCCGACATCGTCGTACTCCACACGGCGGGGGTCAATGAGAACGACCTTGCCCCGCTGTCAGCGCTCGATTGCCGGCTGGTCGAAGTCGAGCACCTGCCTTTGTCGGATGCTTTCAACGAGCGGCATGCCGGCGGCAATCTTCACGCCGCCGCCCCATTCACCAAAGGCCGCAAGCCCTCCTTCCACACACCGCTCGACAATTTCTGCAAGCTACGGCTCTGGCAGCTGATCGAATACAACACCTGCGTCTTCATCGATGCTGACGCGCTGGTGCTGCGAAATGTCGATAGGCTCTTCGACTATCCGGAATTTTCGGCCGCCCCGAACGTCTACGAAAGCCTTGGCGATTTCCATCGGCTGAATTCCGGCGTCTTCGTCGCCAAGCCGTCGCTTGCGACTTTTCGGCACATGCTGGAACGGCTCGATCGCCCCGATGTCTTCTGGCGCCGCACGGATCAGACCTTCCTCGAGGCCTTTTTCCCGGATTGGCACGGACTGCCCATCTTCATGAACATGCTGCAATATGTCTGGTTCAGCATGCCCGAGCTCTGGAACTGGAACAGCGTCTCGATCCTACACTATCAATATGAAAAGCCCTGGGAGGAAAACCATCCCAAGGCCGAGCAGCTGAGACCGCTGATCGAGCTGTGGCACAGCTTCCATGCCGGCCGGAACTTGCCCGATATCGCCACGCTGGCAAATCCGAAAGCGGCGGCATGA
- a CDS encoding NAD-dependent epimerase/dehydratase family protein: MKVLISGGAGLVGRYIAEELLSTGYKVAIGGRTPPSPGFFSQPVSFVPLSLDPAENQSRAFDDAYLFVHAAFNHVAGKYRGGEGDDPESFRRLNLDGTMKLFETARRAGIRRCIFLSSRAVYGDAVAGEALTEATKPMPNTLYGEVKRDAEHALFSLSAPGFATMSLRATGVYGDLRPNKWDDLFDDYLNGRPVPSRAGTEVHGRDLGRAARLLLETEAGRIDGEAFNVSDILTDTHEILSHLQTATGCPHAPPAPVERGAVNAMNTSKIQALGWQGGGKALLKQTIETLAKSAHQKAGINASALSRPNQAPPIPRP, translated from the coding sequence ATGAAAGTCCTGATTTCAGGCGGAGCGGGTCTCGTCGGCCGATACATCGCCGAAGAGCTGCTGTCGACCGGCTACAAGGTTGCAATCGGCGGACGGACCCCCCCGTCACCTGGCTTCTTTTCGCAGCCCGTCTCTTTCGTCCCCTTAAGCCTCGATCCGGCGGAAAATCAAAGCCGTGCTTTCGACGACGCCTATCTCTTCGTGCACGCGGCCTTCAACCATGTCGCGGGCAAATATCGCGGCGGTGAAGGCGATGATCCGGAAAGCTTTCGCCGCCTCAATCTCGATGGCACGATGAAGCTCTTCGAGACGGCCAGAAGGGCCGGCATTCGCCGCTGCATCTTTCTTTCCTCACGTGCTGTCTATGGCGACGCAGTTGCCGGAGAGGCGTTGACGGAGGCGACCAAACCTATGCCAAACACGCTCTACGGCGAGGTGAAGCGCGACGCCGAACACGCACTTTTCTCTCTGTCCGCGCCCGGCTTTGCGACCATGAGCCTAAGAGCGACAGGCGTCTATGGCGACTTGCGACCCAACAAGTGGGACGATCTCTTCGACGACTATCTGAACGGCAGACCTGTTCCGTCTCGCGCCGGAACCGAGGTTCACGGCCGCGATCTCGGCCGTGCGGCTCGTCTTCTGCTGGAAACGGAAGCCGGCCGCATAGACGGTGAAGCCTTCAATGTGTCGGATATTCTGACCGACACGCACGAGATCCTTAGCCATCTCCAGACAGCAACCGGCTGTCCACACGCGCCGCCGGCGCCAGTGGAGCGCGGCGCAGTCAACGCCATGAATACGTCAAAGATCCAAGCCCTTGGCTGGCAAGGCGGCGGAAAGGCCCTGCTCAAACAAACGATAGAGACACTGGCTAAATCGGCGCACCAAAAGGCCGGTATCAACGCATCAGCTTTGTCTCGTCCCAACCAAGCACCGCCGATTCCTCGCCCCTGA
- a CDS encoding DinB family protein has translation MSAFDPVRSFRKLAYNNALANVRLHRACTALRPGEFEAERVSFFPSIKATLNHILTVDWFYVDALEGGALGLKAFDIEEPYDRLDELRLEQADVDRRLVAFCEALTPETAMRIIVIQREGRIQRERADDVLNHLFQHQTHHRGQVHAMLAGTSVAPPQLDEFIVSDDARFRGEESAVLGWDETKLMR, from the coding sequence ATGTCCGCTTTCGATCCGGTTCGCAGCTTTCGCAAGCTTGCCTATAACAACGCATTGGCGAATGTCCGGCTGCATCGTGCCTGTACGGCCTTGCGGCCCGGCGAATTCGAGGCCGAACGCGTCAGCTTCTTTCCGTCGATCAAGGCAACCCTCAATCATATCCTGACGGTCGACTGGTTCTATGTCGACGCGCTTGAAGGCGGCGCTCTGGGCCTCAAAGCTTTTGACATCGAGGAGCCCTATGATCGGCTGGACGAGCTGAGACTGGAACAGGCCGATGTCGATCGCAGGCTGGTCGCGTTCTGCGAGGCGCTAACGCCGGAGACCGCGATGCGGATCATCGTTATCCAACGCGAGGGCCGCATCCAGCGGGAGAGGGCAGACGATGTGCTGAACCATCTGTTCCAGCATCAGACGCATCACCGCGGGCAGGTGCATGCCATGCTGGCCGGAACCAGCGTCGCGCCGCCGCAGCTCGACGAGTTCATCGTTTCCGACGATGCGCGGTTCAGGGGCGAGGAATCGGCGGTGCTTGGTTGGGACGAGACAAAGCTGATGCGTTGA
- a CDS encoding NUDIX hydrolase: MSKRKLIRLNAGSQRFQMRVAGLGFRDGHVLVHRAVHETFWTFPGGRAEIGETSEETLRREMVEELGVDVTVGRLLWSVENFFYYEEMDWHELGLYYLMEIPADFPFDPAKIVHRIQDGDNDLEFKWVRATRDALVALDIPPYFIAEEIEALPLTSRHLVWRDGDLDKV, encoded by the coding sequence ATGTCGAAACGCAAGCTCATCAGATTGAATGCCGGTTCCCAGCGCTTCCAGATGCGCGTCGCGGGGCTTGGATTTCGCGACGGTCATGTCCTGGTGCATCGCGCCGTGCATGAGACGTTCTGGACTTTTCCGGGCGGCCGTGCGGAGATCGGCGAGACGTCGGAGGAGACGTTACGGCGGGAAATGGTTGAGGAACTTGGCGTCGATGTCACAGTCGGCCGCCTGCTCTGGTCGGTCGAGAATTTCTTCTATTACGAAGAGATGGATTGGCATGAGCTCGGCCTCTACTACCTGATGGAGATTCCGGCGGACTTTCCCTTCGATCCCGCGAAGATCGTGCATCGAATCCAGGATGGCGATAACGATCTGGAGTTCAAATGGGTGCGGGCAACGCGCGATGCGCTGGTGGCGCTCGATATCCCACCTTATTTCATCGCCGAGGAAATCGAGGCCTTGCCGCTGACATCTCGCCATCTCGTCTGGCGGGATGGGGATCTCGACAAGGTTTGA